From the Priestia koreensis genome, one window contains:
- a CDS encoding aminotransferase class I/II-fold pyridoxal phosphate-dependent enzyme yields the protein MSSQFDTPLFSGIVEHAKKNPTQFHIPGHKKGAGMDPTFREFIGENALSIDLINIQPLDDLHQPKGIIKQAQDLAAEAFGADHTFFSVQGTSGAIMTMVMSVCGPGDKIIVPRNVHKSVMSAIVFSGATPVFIHPEVDPNLGISHGMTPEAVQRALLQHPDAKGVLVINPTYFGIAGDLQKIVEVAHSYHVPVLVDEAHGVHIHFHDKLPLSAMQAGADMAATSVHKLGGSMTQSSILNVREGLVSPSRIQSILSMLTTTSTSYLLLASLDVARKRLATEGHALAERAIRLAEEARKQINEIHHLHCVGTEILGTEATFDLDPTKLIVSVRELGITGYEVEKWLREHYNIEVEMSDLYNILCIVTPGDQEGDIELLVRALTSLSEEFSHLSDNHLPVSVMLPDIPVLALTPRDAFYAETEIVPIEESAGRIIAEFVMVYPPGIPIFIPGEIITEDNLAYIQENLEAGLPVQGPEDFTLQSLRVIKEHKAIR from the coding sequence TTGTCTTCTCAATTTGATACGCCGTTATTTTCCGGCATTGTAGAACACGCGAAAAAAAATCCTACACAATTCCATATTCCTGGTCATAAAAAGGGAGCTGGGATGGATCCAACATTTCGAGAATTTATTGGTGAAAATGCATTATCGATCGATTTAATTAATATTCAACCACTCGATGATCTTCATCAGCCAAAGGGCATTATTAAACAAGCCCAAGATTTAGCTGCTGAGGCATTCGGTGCTGATCATACATTCTTCTCTGTTCAAGGGACGAGCGGTGCGATTATGACCATGGTCATGTCAGTATGTGGCCCTGGAGATAAAATTATCGTTCCACGCAACGTGCATAAATCTGTTATGAGTGCCATCGTATTTTCAGGAGCTACACCTGTGTTCATTCATCCAGAAGTCGACCCGAACCTAGGAATCTCACACGGGATGACGCCTGAAGCCGTTCAAAGAGCATTACTGCAGCATCCAGATGCTAAAGGGGTATTAGTCATTAACCCTACTTACTTTGGCATTGCCGGTGATTTACAAAAAATTGTGGAAGTGGCTCATTCTTATCACGTTCCCGTTCTTGTCGATGAAGCACACGGCGTTCATATTCATTTTCATGATAAACTGCCCCTTTCTGCGATGCAGGCTGGTGCAGATATGGCCGCAACAAGCGTGCACAAGCTGGGCGGGTCAATGACACAAAGCTCGATCTTAAATGTCCGAGAAGGCCTTGTTTCTCCGTCTCGCATTCAAAGTATTTTGAGCATGCTTACCACGACGTCAACTTCTTATTTGCTGCTCGCATCACTAGACGTTGCAAGAAAGCGCTTGGCAACAGAAGGACATGCACTAGCAGAAAGAGCCATTCGCTTGGCAGAAGAAGCACGAAAACAGATTAATGAGATTCATCATCTTCACTGTGTCGGAACTGAAATTCTTGGTACGGAAGCGACCTTCGATTTAGATCCAACGAAGCTGATTGTATCCGTACGCGAACTTGGTATCACTGGCTATGAAGTAGAGAAGTGGTTACGTGAGCATTACAATATTGAAGTAGAAATGTCTGATCTCTACAATATCTTATGTATCGTCACACCAGGTGACCAAGAAGGCGATATCGAATTACTCGTGCGAGCGCTCACTTCTCTCTCTGAAGAGTTCAGCCATTTATCTGATAACCATCTTCCTGTATCGGTGATGCTTCCGGATATTCCTGTACTTGCTTTAACTCCTCGTGATGCATTTTATGCAGAGACGGAAATTGTTCCAATTGAAGAATCTGCAGGGCGTATCATTGCGGAATTTGTTATGGTGTACCCACCGGGCATTCCTATTTTTATTCCCGGTGAAATTATTACAGAAGATAACTTGGCTTATATTCAAGAAAACCTTGAAGCTGGCTTACCCGTTCAAGGACCCGAAGATTTCACGTTGCAATCTCTTCGTGTTATCAAGGAGCACAAAGCTATTCGTTAA
- a CDS encoding YktB family protein, translating to MTFNGFTQDDFNVFTVDGLDERMDALKTHIRPKLEELGQHFAPTLSSMVGDEMFYHVAKHARRTINPPKDTWVAFAPNKRGYKMMPHFQIGLWESHVFIWFAVIYEAPIKGEYSKTLLAHLNNITQQIPETFVWSKDHTKPEVLPMSQMTDHDLKTLFERLGTVKKAEILCGRTISAEDAVSMSGEEWLALIDNSFKTLQPLYDLAKTKVLS from the coding sequence ATGACGTTCAACGGGTTTACACAAGACGATTTTAATGTATTTACAGTAGATGGATTAGATGAGCGAATGGATGCTTTAAAGACGCACATACGTCCAAAGCTTGAAGAGCTTGGTCAACACTTTGCGCCAACACTCTCATCAATGGTAGGAGACGAAATGTTTTACCACGTAGCCAAGCACGCACGTCGCACCATTAATCCCCCAAAAGATACGTGGGTAGCGTTTGCGCCAAATAAGCGTGGGTATAAAATGATGCCACACTTTCAAATCGGACTTTGGGAATCGCATGTTTTTATTTGGTTTGCTGTGATTTATGAAGCACCTATTAAAGGTGAGTATTCCAAAACGCTTCTTGCGCATTTAAACAACATTACACAGCAAATTCCTGAGACTTTTGTGTGGTCCAAAGATCATACGAAGCCTGAGGTATTGCCGATGAGCCAAATGACGGATCACGATCTTAAAACGCTTTTCGAGCGTTTGGGTACGGTGAAAAAAGCGGAAATTTTATGTGGTCGAACCATTTCTGCAGAAGATGCCGTGTCAATGAGCGGCGAGGAGTGGCTTGCACTTATAGATAATAGCTTTAAAACGCTTCAGCCTTTGTATGACCTTGCAAAAACGAAGGTTCTTTCATAA
- a CDS encoding UPF0223 family protein, producing the protein MEYQYPIAIDWATEEIIDAVQFFEAVERAYEKGMDRDELMSLYRRFKEIVPSKSEEKKIDKEFEEESGYSTYRVIKKAKDAASGDFIKMK; encoded by the coding sequence ATGGAGTATCAATATCCGATAGCGATTGATTGGGCAACAGAAGAAATTATTGATGCTGTACAGTTTTTTGAAGCGGTAGAACGAGCTTATGAAAAGGGAATGGATCGCGATGAGCTGATGAGCTTATACCGACGATTTAAAGAAATTGTTCCGAGTAAATCTGAAGAGAAGAAAATTGATAAAGAATTTGAAGAAGAAAGTGGATACTCTACGTATCGCGTCATAAAAAAAGCAAAAGATGCGGCAAGTGGAGACTTTATTAAAATGAAATAA
- a CDS encoding inositol monophosphatase family protein, with translation MLSNLETIYTYAEKWVREAGELIKQSFSKELLIQTKSNPNDLVTNMDKEVEQYFIKHIRETFPEHHILGEEGYGEKLESTDGTIWIIDPIDGTMNFVHQQRNFAISVGIYVDGVGEIGFIYDVIHDELYHARRGQGAYMNDIELPKLEPVSVKEAILALNATWVTKNFRIDPSVLSPLVTAVRGTRSYGTAAIELAYVAAGRLDAYITPRLAPWDFAAGLILINEVGGVATNFEGTEVDLLKQNSIFVGKPELHKEILENYFKKASR, from the coding sequence ATGCTGTCAAATTTAGAAACGATCTATACATACGCAGAAAAATGGGTGAGAGAAGCAGGAGAATTAATTAAACAATCATTTAGCAAAGAGCTTCTAATTCAAACAAAGTCAAATCCAAATGATTTGGTTACTAATATGGATAAAGAAGTGGAGCAATATTTTATTAAGCATATTCGTGAAACGTTTCCAGAGCATCATATTCTTGGTGAAGAGGGGTACGGTGAAAAATTAGAGTCTACTGACGGAACGATTTGGATCATTGATCCGATTGATGGAACGATGAATTTTGTTCATCAGCAGCGCAACTTTGCGATTTCCGTGGGTATTTATGTCGATGGAGTAGGAGAAATCGGTTTTATTTATGATGTCATTCACGATGAGTTGTACCATGCGCGTAGAGGGCAAGGCGCCTACATGAACGATATTGAGCTTCCAAAGCTTGAGCCTGTTTCAGTAAAAGAAGCGATTCTTGCTTTAAATGCAACATGGGTAACAAAAAACTTCCGTATTGACCCTAGCGTGCTATCACCGCTTGTCACAGCGGTACGTGGAACACGCTCATACGGCACAGCGGCCATTGAACTTGCTTACGTTGCTGCAGGGAGATTGGATGCTTACATCACTCCTCGATTAGCTCCTTGGGACTTTGCAGCTGGCCTCATTTTAATTAATGAAGTAGGCGGGGTAGCAACTAATTTTGAAGGAACAGAAGTCGATTTATTAAAGCAAAATAGCATCTTTGTTGGGAAGCCAGAACTGCATAAAGAAATTTTAGAGAACTATTTTAAGAAAGCTTCACGGTAA
- a CDS encoding NAD(P)H-dependent flavin oxidoreductase has product MKWETKITSLLGIDYPIIQGGLAYLAYSDLAAAVSNAGGLGQITAMSLETPDDLRKEIQAVKKKTDKPFGVNFAIGQHGRPFQHMLEVAIEEEVPVVTMTGGNPAPIFEQMKGTVSKKLVLVAARRQAEKAEELGADAVMVVGQEGGGHLGRQDTSTFVLIPQVVDAVSIPVIASGGIGDGRGLMAALSLGAEGIEMGTRFIATKECVHAHDLYKQALVNGQEYDTVVIKRSLGAPARAVSNEWTDRILALEAEKSTYEQLKEYISGEANKRYIYDGQQKEGFAWAGQVMGLIKDVPSVEELFQRMMKEAEQIRVRWN; this is encoded by the coding sequence ATGAAGTGGGAAACAAAAATTACGAGTTTGCTAGGAATTGATTATCCAATTATTCAAGGGGGGCTAGCTTATTTAGCTTATTCCGATCTTGCTGCAGCTGTTTCAAATGCCGGAGGACTAGGACAAATTACAGCGATGTCTCTTGAGACACCAGATGACCTCCGTAAGGAAATTCAAGCTGTAAAGAAAAAAACGGATAAACCATTTGGTGTAAACTTCGCAATTGGACAGCACGGTCGTCCTTTTCAACATATGTTAGAGGTAGCGATTGAAGAAGAAGTTCCCGTTGTGACGATGACAGGGGGAAATCCAGCACCGATCTTTGAACAAATGAAGGGAACGGTTAGTAAGAAGCTCGTACTTGTCGCGGCGAGAAGACAGGCTGAAAAGGCGGAAGAGCTTGGAGCTGATGCGGTGATGGTAGTCGGACAAGAAGGCGGTGGACACCTAGGTCGCCAAGATACGAGTACGTTTGTATTGATTCCTCAAGTAGTTGACGCTGTTTCAATTCCTGTAATCGCCTCAGGAGGCATCGGAGACGGAAGAGGACTAATGGCAGCATTAAGCCTTGGAGCAGAAGGAATTGAGATGGGAACGCGTTTTATTGCAACAAAAGAATGTGTACATGCGCATGATTTGTATAAGCAGGCTCTTGTCAATGGTCAAGAATATGATACAGTAGTGATTAAGCGCTCGCTTGGTGCCCCTGCGAGAGCCGTATCCAACGAATGGACGGATCGCATTTTAGCTTTAGAGGCAGAAAAATCGACTTACGAGCAGTTAAAAGAGTACATAAGTGGTGAAGCTAATAAACGATACATCTATGACGGCCAGCAGAAGGAAGGGTTCGCCTGGGCCGGTCAAGTAATGGGATTAATAAAGGATGTACCAAGCGTTGAGGAATTGTTTCAGCGGATGATGAAAGAAGCCGAGCAGATTCGTGTGCGCTGGAATTAG
- a CDS encoding DUF1885 family protein: MDVEHISYIHLTSTSTQKSITFEELKTWLTYYETLLTKTGQQLNWEYEQTGFPYKVMETESSLYLKGTLPQYYSILLDITVTDETAAIKIALPSKATHGDKGKANELAKFLAKKLKGQLQLFNGRIMSF; encoded by the coding sequence ATGGACGTGGAACATATTTCTTATATTCATTTAACGTCTACATCCACACAAAAGAGCATTACGTTTGAAGAGTTAAAAACATGGCTGACTTATTATGAAACCCTTTTAACAAAGACGGGGCAGCAGTTAAACTGGGAATATGAACAAACCGGTTTTCCCTATAAAGTAATGGAAACAGAATCATCTCTTTATTTAAAAGGAACGCTTCCACAATACTATTCCATTCTGCTAGACATTACGGTGACCGATGAAACAGCCGCCATAAAAATTGCCCTTCCTTCTAAGGCCACGCATGGCGATAAAGGAAAGGCAAATGAGTTGGCAAAGTTTTTAGCCAAAAAGCTGAAAGGGCAGCTTCAATTATTTAACGGCCGGATCATGTCTTTCTAG
- a CDS encoding glycine betaine uptake BCCT transporter, translating into MKKVSSVFWISIVVTVLFIIWGALPEATLGSASLGSVTNAIQTFIVDKFGWYYLLAGSIFVIFVLFLIFSRYGSIRLGKDDERPEYSYISWFAMLFSAGMGIGLVFWGASEPISHFHVPPAGDGGTADAARTAMRYSFFHWGLHPWAIYSVLALALAYFQFRKGAPLLISNILRPLLGDRVDGGLGTFINFIAVFATIFGVATSLGLGAIQISGGLSYISPITNNFTTQLIIIIVVTLLFLLSAKSGLDKGIKYLSNLNVIIAIVLLLVVLFASQTNFIMDLFVTTLGSYIQYLPSMSFRLTPFDQDNTWIKDWTIFYWAWWISWAPFVGTFIARISRGRTIREFLIGVLAVPTILGGLWFSTFGGSAIFLDYFEKLPVFEVMSDKGTEVALFYVLQQLPMGTILSVIAIILIATFFITSADSATFVLGMQTTRGSLNPPNTVKLVWGIIQALTAIVLLRTGGLEALQTASIIAALPFSIVLILAVFSLIKAFKGEKRPVNNK; encoded by the coding sequence ATGAAGAAGGTAAGTTCAGTATTTTGGATTTCAATTGTTGTAACGGTTCTATTCATTATTTGGGGGGCATTACCTGAAGCAACTTTAGGAAGTGCAAGCTTAGGATCTGTTACAAATGCGATTCAAACGTTTATCGTTGATAAATTTGGATGGTATTATTTATTAGCAGGAAGTATCTTTGTTATTTTTGTCTTATTCCTCATTTTTTCCCGTTACGGAAGCATTCGTTTAGGTAAAGATGATGAGAGACCTGAATACAGTTACATAAGCTGGTTCGCTATGCTCTTTAGTGCCGGAATGGGGATTGGTTTAGTATTCTGGGGAGCTTCGGAGCCGATTAGTCATTTCCACGTACCACCAGCAGGGGACGGTGGCACAGCTGATGCTGCGCGTACCGCCATGCGCTATTCATTTTTCCACTGGGGATTACACCCTTGGGCCATTTACTCCGTTTTAGCCCTTGCACTAGCTTATTTCCAATTTAGAAAAGGCGCACCGCTATTAATTAGTAACATTTTACGCCCGCTTCTTGGTGATCGTGTTGATGGTGGTTTAGGAACCTTCATTAACTTTATTGCGGTATTTGCAACGATCTTCGGTGTAGCAACGTCTTTAGGTCTGGGAGCTATTCAAATTAGCGGTGGGTTGTCTTATATTTCACCCATCACAAATAACTTTACGACACAGCTTATTATTATCATTGTCGTAACATTACTGTTTCTTCTGTCAGCAAAAAGTGGCCTAGACAAAGGAATTAAGTACTTAAGTAACTTAAATGTTATCATTGCGATTGTTCTTCTGCTTGTCGTACTATTTGCAAGCCAAACCAACTTTATTATGGATCTGTTTGTTACAACGCTCGGTAGTTATATTCAATACCTGCCATCTATGAGTTTCCGACTAACTCCATTTGATCAAGATAATACATGGATTAAAGATTGGACTATTTTCTATTGGGCATGGTGGATTTCTTGGGCTCCATTCGTTGGAACATTTATTGCCCGTATTTCTCGAGGACGTACAATTCGAGAATTTTTAATTGGTGTATTAGCCGTTCCAACTATTTTAGGGGGACTTTGGTTCTCTACGTTCGGAGGATCCGCTATTTTCCTTGATTACTTCGAAAAGCTCCCGGTGTTTGAAGTAATGAGTGATAAAGGAACCGAAGTTGCGTTGTTCTATGTGCTTCAACAGCTTCCGATGGGAACGATTTTATCTGTTATTGCGATCATCTTAATTGCAACATTCTTTATTACATCTGCCGATTCGGCTACATTTGTACTCGGAATGCAAACAACACGAGGATCATTGAACCCGCCGAATACAGTAAAATTAGTTTGGGGTATCATCCAAGCCTTAACAGCGATTGTTCTTCTTCGAACAGGAGGATTAGAGGCCTTGCAGACGGCTTCCATCATAGCCGCCTTGCCGTTCTCAATTGTATTAATACTCGCCGTATTCTCGCTCATAAAGGCATTTAAAGGTGAAAAACGACCAGTAAATAATAAATAA
- the lpdA gene encoding dihydrolipoyl dehydrogenase — MVVGDFPIETDTLVIGAGPGGYVAAIRAAQLGQKVTIVEKATLGGVCLNVGCIPSKALITAGHRFENAKHSENMGIKAENVTVDFSKVQEFKGGVVKKLTGGVEGLLKGNKVDIVRGEAYFVDNETVRVMDENSAQTYKFKNAILATGSRPIEIPGFKFSKRVLDSTGALALQEVPKKLVVIGGGYIGTELGTAYANFGSEVTFVEAGEDILLGFEKQMSSLVKRNLKKKGNVEIHTKAMAKGVEETENGVKVTFEVNGESKVVEADYVLVTVGRRPNTDELGLDQVGVKMSDRGVIEIDNQCRTSVSSIYAIGDIVPGPPLAHKASYEGKIAAEAIAGEASEIDYLGIPAVVFSEPELASVGYTEAQAKEEGVAVTAAKFPFAANGRALALDAAEGFLKIVTRKEDGVVIGAQIAGPNASDVIAELGLAIEAGMTAEDIALTIHAHPTLGEATMEAAEVALGSPIHIVK; from the coding sequence ATGGTAGTAGGAGATTTCCCAATTGAAACTGATACTCTAGTCATTGGTGCGGGTCCTGGCGGATATGTTGCAGCAATTCGTGCAGCACAATTAGGACAAAAAGTAACAATCGTAGAAAAAGCAACGCTTGGTGGGGTTTGCTTAAACGTTGGATGTATTCCTTCAAAAGCACTAATCACTGCAGGTCACCGTTTCGAAAACGCGAAGCATTCTGAAAACATGGGGATTAAAGCTGAGAACGTAACAGTTGATTTCTCTAAAGTTCAAGAATTCAAAGGCGGCGTTGTTAAAAAACTTACTGGCGGTGTTGAAGGCCTTCTTAAAGGTAACAAAGTAGACATCGTTCGTGGTGAAGCTTACTTCGTTGACAATGAAACAGTACGTGTAATGGATGAAAATTCTGCACAAACATACAAATTCAAAAACGCTATCTTAGCAACAGGTTCTCGTCCAATCGAGATCCCAGGATTCAAGTTCTCTAAACGCGTTCTTGACTCTACTGGTGCTTTAGCATTACAAGAAGTTCCGAAAAAATTAGTTGTAATCGGTGGCGGTTACATCGGTACTGAGCTTGGTACTGCATATGCTAACTTCGGTTCTGAAGTAACATTTGTTGAAGCTGGCGAAGACATCCTTTTAGGCTTCGAAAAACAAATGAGCTCACTTGTAAAACGTAACCTTAAGAAAAAAGGAAACGTTGAAATTCACACTAAAGCAATGGCTAAAGGTGTGGAAGAAACAGAAAACGGCGTAAAAGTTACGTTTGAAGTAAACGGCGAATCAAAAGTAGTTGAAGCTGATTACGTTCTAGTAACAGTTGGACGTCGTCCAAACACAGATGAGCTTGGTCTTGACCAAGTAGGCGTGAAAATGTCTGATCGCGGTGTGATCGAAATCGACAACCAATGCCGTACATCTGTAAGCAGCATCTATGCGATCGGGGACATCGTTCCTGGACCACCACTTGCTCATAAAGCATCTTACGAAGGTAAAATCGCTGCAGAAGCAATCGCTGGTGAAGCATCTGAAATCGACTACCTTGGAATTCCTGCTGTTGTATTCTCTGAGCCTGAACTTGCATCTGTTGGTTATACAGAAGCTCAAGCAAAAGAAGAAGGCGTTGCAGTTACAGCTGCTAAATTCCCATTCGCTGCTAACGGACGTGCACTTGCACTTGACGCTGCAGAAGGTTTCTTAAAAATTGTTACTCGCAAAGAAGATGGCGTTGTAATTGGTGCGCAAATCGCTGGTCCAAATGCTTCTGACGTAATCGCAGAGCTTGGTCTTGCAATCGAAGCTGGAATGACAGCTGAAGATATCGCATTAACAATTCATGCTCATCCAACTCTTGGAGAAGCGACAATGGAAGCTGCTGAAGTAGCACTAGGTAGCCCAATTCACATCGTAAAATAA
- a CDS encoding GapA-binding peptide SR1P has product MGTIICQGCNCTIDHFEDEKVTTLYGRCQGCEEGIEIPE; this is encoded by the coding sequence GTGGGAACAATTATTTGTCAGGGATGCAACTGTACGATTGATCATTTTGAAGATGAAAAGGTTACAACGCTATACGGACGATGTCAGGGATGCGAAGAAGGAATCGAAATTCCAGAATAA
- a CDS encoding M23 family metallopeptidase yields the protein MKTKWIGIGIMICIVTFLSLYWMEKKDESSATVQELPIQYFKEEPYIPLQSMINYLQGSFHYDKVNRQLTMRVDHNSYELTEKIPVVVKNGVYIPFQRDNILYRNRQVYVPIDFMETVLNREVTLRADHAEVMPATASTSIDSIPAKKEMITINEVKNKLSELSTPIHGAQADTYSSHLPGARRWYRNDFHEGLDWYGYSSGITISKKTPVYAMGNGKVVRVDHDYKGYDSEMQREADLAICQTIGHTPQYILDKLRGRQVWIQYENGVQARFAHLSTVSNSLQVGDEVSNKTLIGLVGNSGTSGEVKQDQSETHLHVDLLVYNRLFWKGLTQEQVKEVIKTAFK from the coding sequence TTGAAAACAAAATGGATCGGAATTGGTATCATGATATGCATCGTTACGTTTTTATCACTATATTGGATGGAGAAAAAAGACGAAAGTTCCGCAACGGTTCAAGAATTGCCTATCCAATACTTTAAAGAAGAGCCTTATATCCCGCTACAGTCAATGATCAATTATCTTCAAGGTTCCTTTCACTATGATAAAGTGAATCGTCAACTGACGATGCGCGTTGATCATAATTCGTATGAGCTTACGGAGAAGATTCCGGTTGTAGTTAAAAACGGAGTGTATATTCCCTTTCAACGAGATAATATTCTCTATCGAAATCGTCAAGTGTATGTGCCCATTGATTTTATGGAAACGGTATTAAATCGTGAAGTGACACTACGTGCTGATCATGCGGAAGTAATGCCAGCAACTGCGTCAACTTCTATTGACAGTATTCCAGCGAAAAAAGAGATGATCACGATAAATGAAGTCAAGAACAAGCTTTCAGAGCTTTCAACACCGATTCACGGAGCTCAGGCGGATACATATTCCTCTCATCTCCCTGGTGCGAGAAGGTGGTATCGAAATGATTTTCATGAAGGTCTTGATTGGTACGGCTATTCGTCTGGTATCACCATTTCAAAGAAAACACCGGTTTATGCAATGGGAAACGGTAAGGTAGTTCGAGTGGATCACGATTATAAAGGGTATGACTCAGAGATGCAACGTGAAGCTGACCTTGCGATTTGTCAGACGATTGGTCACACACCACAGTACATTTTGGATAAGCTACGTGGTCGACAGGTATGGATTCAATATGAGAACGGGGTACAAGCGCGATTTGCCCATTTAAGCACCGTATCGAATTCTCTTCAAGTAGGGGATGAGGTATCAAACAAAACGCTGATTGGACTCGTCGGCAATAGCGGCACGAGCGGTGAAGTAAAACAAGACCAATCAGAGACTCATCTACACGTGGATTTACTCGTTTACAATCGCTTGTTTTGGAAGGGACTAACGCAAGAACAAGTGAAAGAAGTCATTAAAACAGCGTTCAAATAG
- a CDS encoding YlaF family protein — MKKIKWIFMFYAVLATISIMAIGVFIGEQSILGILLAIVALIIIMGLGFTKKKQLRERGQL, encoded by the coding sequence ATGAAAAAAATAAAATGGATTTTTATGTTCTACGCTGTACTTGCAACAATTTCAATTATGGCCATTGGCGTCTTCATTGGTGAACAAAGTATTCTAGGTATACTATTAGCCATTGTGGCACTCATTATTATTATGGGGTTAGGATTTACAAAGAAAAAACAGCTGCGCGAACGTGGCCAACTCTAA
- a CDS encoding GNAT family N-acetyltransferase, which yields MLASKLLQRQHLPFFQKVVSESPEWQSEECNEDQLEGYLKRYEMLAGEWCIWFDDREPIGITFGVEWVPSNEKAWIGTILIAESKRRQGYGQAIIGEMVKNFTNEQHDVLFAGVPIEKLSWIHFLSSCGFEQFKVEEDETKKTFMIMVHPL from the coding sequence ATGCTTGCTTCAAAACTTCTTCAAAGGCAACACCTGCCTTTCTTTCAGAAAGTTGTGTCAGAAAGCCCAGAGTGGCAAAGCGAAGAGTGTAATGAAGATCAGTTAGAGGGATATTTGAAGAGGTATGAGATGCTTGCAGGAGAATGGTGCATATGGTTCGACGATCGAGAGCCAATTGGCATCACGTTTGGCGTCGAATGGGTTCCTTCTAATGAAAAAGCATGGATTGGAACGATCTTAATTGCTGAAAGTAAACGAAGGCAAGGATACGGACAGGCCATTATAGGTGAGATGGTGAAAAATTTTACAAACGAGCAGCATGATGTTTTGTTTGCGGGCGTGCCGATTGAAAAATTATCGTGGATCCACTTCTTATCTTCGTGCGGATTTGAACAATTTAAGGTGGAAGAGGATGAAACCAAAAAAACATTTATGATAATGGTTCATCCCCTATAA